From the genome of Buteo buteo chromosome 4, bButBut1.hap1.1, whole genome shotgun sequence:
ccctttttttttttagggttttattTAGTGTCTGTCACCTTCAAGCTGCTTGTTTTAAGCTGCTCTGATATCCGTCATCAATGGAGAGACTCCCTGCCTGCCATCCTTGAGCATGACAACAGCAGTACGGCTGTCAGCAAAGTAACGGCACAAATCCTCAGCAGCAACTGTTTATCTCCTGTTTCTTTGCCcaataattttccatttgagAGTTGCAGCGTGCCGCTTCCTGGTACTTTGGCGTATCTTAATTGCGATGATACTCTTCCCTTTCCGCTTCCATGGGTCTTCTCTTTGCGCGTTTCGCTGGTGATTGCACTGCAGGCGCTTGAAACCCAACCGCGGAGGGGAACTCCCGAAACTGCAGTCCGTTACCAAAACATGTCCTTTAGTTTGCAACCCTCGGGATCTCTTAATTTCTACTCTCGTTGAGCTTGTAGCACTTCAGTAGAAGCTGTCTGCCTACGTTTGCATCCGTCCTTGGGTCTTGGTTGAGAGGGAGGTTGGGTGTTGGATGAACACTACAGCATTTGCTGTTCCCCGTGGGGTCTGAGCTCAGCCTCTTGCTGTCCTGGTGCAGAGTCCACTGCTGGCGGCGGATGCCCGAGGAACCACCGGCGCACGAGATCCTGCGAGACAGGGAAGTACTTGCACCCATCTGGGATGCAactgcttatttaaaaacaaatcacagtACCAGAgctagtttatttttaaaacaactctAAACCTTAACAGCAATTAAATGTGTTCCTCTTGGTTTTTACCGTCGTTTCAGTGTTTCCCAAATACCTTCTCTGTAACTAAACTGTTTTATCATCCTGGTTTCTTGTGGTGTTCACGGATAATCACTGGCGTGCTATGTTGATCACTGACAAAGAGTGGTCACTCATCTACAAGAGGTGACCtcttttttaacatgtttgAAGCTGGTAACtagttttcagtttaatttaaagcaaacaaaatacagagtttTGTAACCTAGACGCTTTTTTTGGTTTCACGTTTTTTCAAGTCCCTTTCCAGACCAAGCTCTTTGCCCCATCTAAGGCCGCATGTGCTGGCACTTCGACACAATGTGAAAGACGGGGTGGAAATGGAAGAACAGGCCTCTTGTCTAGTGAGGCTTGAGGCTGCTGGCACCTCTTGCCcatgttttcagctttattccCTAGCACTTTGTTAATGCTTCATTTCTCGAGTATGTACAAAAACTGTTGAGGtgtagctgctttttttgtagCTTAACAGAAACTGTAGTGATCTTTTTCCACCTAAACTCCATAGGATGTcccatttgattttaaatattcaaattaCAGCTTATGGACAGCACCACCTCAAAGTCTGGGTAGGAAACTAAATTCAGCAAGCGTTTCCCCAGCAGTGCAACTTAAAAACTGACCTGCACTTGGCAAGCTTGCACCGAGTTTCTACTGTGTTTCTCAAAGCCGGTTGCAGGAAGCCAAGGACCGATCCTCAGCCGGTGCCAATCCTGGCGCTCTCAGTGTCACCGTCCTGCGGACTGTGATGGGACCAggtcccagctgctgctcaagTGCTGGAAGTCAGACTCGAGGAAAACTTACCTGCTCTCTGCTGGGAAATCTTACTCTGTTTCCAAGGAGGGCACAGTGTGATCAGAGTTACATTTCTGTACCTTACGGTGCACTCTCAGTGTCTTCAACTCGAAGCATTAGTCAGATTGCAGCGAGAGCTCTTACCTTTCAGAAATTATAGAAATTTTATCACTTTTTATTGAAAACTGCACTGAACGCTAAATGTCCACCTTTAcaataaacaaatacaataaCGGTAACAcactaaaacaaaacatactTCTGATAgccattgtttttttttttttctgtttgggacagcttaagcttttttttttttttttttgtcacagaaaCAGGAATGTACCCATACAAAGGCTCAAAATAGgccatctttttaaaaacaaaaaggcgATGATTCACAAAAGACTATGAATATAACATGTAACTAGCTGATACAAATCTAATAGGATTTGTTAAAATCAGTCACATCTAATAACACATTTTGAAGTGTTCTTGTATAAAATATCACGTGAAGAAAAGAAGACTTTTATCAATGTCTaaaaaagtgggttttgttCATAGACAGTCTGACAAGTTACcataaaaagtgtttcctgagaCATAAGGAAATGCAACATTATTCTTGAACCCTTTCCAGCTCAAGACTTTTTCCACTTGATAAAATAGCTGCAgatttaaaactgagaaaatatatttgagtACAAATAGTGTGTGAAACTtaatactttcttctttttttctttttttttctttttttttctttttttttttcttgcatcatTGCAGGGCGTAGGTGAATGCACAGCTACTTTATTCAGTGTATTGGGCAGAGAAGAGACTGgcagtttgttttttcattagCCTGGGagggcagcggccgctgccaGGAGCCCTTTctgccctccccatcccacggATCCTGGCTGGAATGGCTAGAACTTAAACCTGGCAGGAGAACTTCTGTTACACGTCACTGGCCCTGTGAGACTgcaaaaagtattatttttttttttttttcttccaagtctAAGCCAGTACTGATGCCTCCCATTAGAAGAGGTAACCAGATACAAGAGTAAGGAAAGGGCTGAAGCCACATAATGGTTTCCTCTAACATTTCTATGTTAACTCTGTAAAGATGGCTTAATGCAATGGTTTGAAAACAGGTGCAGAAGCCCTGTCCTTCCCAAGgaattgaggggaaaaaaaaatctattttttattcATGTGATTGATGCACAGATGAAGGAAACTTAACACACAATAACAGAAGTTGATCATTAATGTATCACATCCTAGTTTTCAGCGCTTCAGTAAGCAGGTGACTTCTTCAGGGCTTCTCCCCAGTCTTGACTGCTATCACTTTGTCGTTAACACTGGAACATCAATGATGCGTCTGTCCAAAATCAACATTACAAATTTCGtatcaaattctttttttagttcATGTATAACTTCTTTTCCAATGTCTCTTGGTCCTAAGTTTAttgaatgatttttaaattatctgctATTGCTCGTTGGGATGTTCCCTGTTGTCCCCGTGTTTTGTGGGCTGGTTAGGAGATGGAGCTTGGGAAGGATGTGCCACTGTGGGAAGATTGTGAGTAACAGGGATGCCTCCGGGAATGATGCCCTCCATAGCTGCCGGTATTCCTCCCGGTGCGACACTGACCATCCCAGGGGGATACCTGGGAGAGGGGACAGAGAGAGGCAGGTTTGTCACGTCAGAGCTCGCCACAGACAGCGCCAATCACCCAACCACCGTCGCAGAGGCTATGGAGAAAATGAGCAGCAGAGAGATTCCGCTTCTCTAGTAGAGCCGAGTTCGGTCTTTCTTTTAAACTACAAGGGACAGCTCAATGTTAAACCAATGCTGCTGTGTCTTGGGTAAGCATCCTCCACTATGCTACAGGGACTGTGTCTTGTTCTGTACCTTCTAACAGGTCGTTGAACCATAAGGAAgcctttctcttttgaaaaattGGGTAAGGAATCATCTTGAATGCTCTCCGAAATGCCAGATGCTAGCACGCTGACTTAATCATCCTGGTGTGTGAATACCTGTGAACACCTACACCCGGTTTGTAAGTTTTCCTTCCATGAAAAGTGAGCTGCATCCTCTTTGTGTAACCAGAgagcacagctgaaaaatggGGTGGGATCTAGTCCGCCTTCCTTTCTAAGAGCGGGGCGAGTTACATGTATTCCAAGAAACGGCACTGAGtttgagaaaggagaagaaatgcgAATTTCTTGAGCTGTCCGCAGGGAAGATGTGACCTGGGGGCAACGAGGCCAAAACCCTCTGGAGGTCTGTTAGATGCGTGGGGACCGAGGGCTCCAACCACAAGcgcctccctgctgcttccTTAGGGAAAGATGGAGGTGGAAGCCGGGAGGGGATGGGAGGATTTACCTGCCCACAAAGGTGCTGAGCTGACCCCAGCCACGAGCTTACAGGGGCACCGGGGCCGCGGCTCCCGAGGAGCTTAGCCAGGATGAAGCACCCTGCAGAGGCAGAGGTTAAGCTGGGAAGCCAAGGTTTGTCTTCAGGGTAATGGCATTGCCCACGTGCTTCGGAGCAGGACCAAGGGGGGGACGCTTTCACCAGGGCTGGATGTTTCAGCGTACAGGTTCTGCTGGTCAGAGCGAGCAATCGCTGCCTGTGACCCGCAGGCAGTTGCGAGCGTGCGGGGCCATGGCACACGCGTTGCTCGGTGCTTTGCCCTCTCAAGGGCTCCGCTGCCGAATGCgctcctgcctctctctgccCTGTAACGCGACCTGATGTGCCCCGCAGGTGCTTTTTGTAGCTCAGAGTATTTTTGGTAACGGTGATATGCTGAAGGCTGCCCGTGCTCCAGCTGAGTCCTCATGCCTAATGTCTCCTATTGGCGTGCTTTGAGCTGTCCAAAGTGGAACAATAAGCAACCCTAATCTCTAGGATTTAGGTGGAAATTAGGCCACCTGACTAAGGACCTATATTTGGAGTTTTTACCTGGGCTCATTAACCCACAAGCCGGGCCAGGCTCACAGCAGTCAGTGCATGGacagaaatgcagagcaaaTCTGCAATCGCTTCTTCCGTTTAGAAGTTATGTCCTGCTTGTTcatgggtctgggggggtcctgcCACTTACAGAGATGCTGTACAAGTGAGTGCTGGCCCACCAGAATGAAGGCTTTATAAACGGGAGGTTTTATAAACCCGAGGTTAAATCAAGCCCCAAGGAGGGGAAATTCACAGTCACCAGGTGAGCCAGTGCAGAAGTTGTTACTTGGGCTTTCCTGCTCACTTTATAGCTGGACTCCCAAAACTCTGCAGGGAACCCGCTGCGCTGGTCCTGTTCTCTGGCTTACCTGTACGTGGCACCATTGAGCTCTGGATGAATTGCTTGCTGATCTATTACTGACCACGGAGCTGTTGTGACAAAGAATTCCTTATTCACGCAGTTTCTTAGGCTTTCTGGGATGCGCCCTGGAGTTGGTAATAAAGGTAAGTATGTGTCAGGCAGGTCCTAGCTTTATCACCCTCTAATAAGCTacaattttttcatttcactttgttAATAtaaaggatggggaaaaaaatcaccaagaAATACCATATCCCTTGTTTCAGAAGGACGTTTTGGCTGTCCTGAGGTGGAGGCCAGTTTCCTACCCTCAGTCCGAACTCTCTGCCTTCGGGAAAGCTGTTCCCTTGAGCCCACTGCTTTCAAAGCAGGGGCTTAGCCATGCATGAAGCTATGCCTTCCATGTTAATAAGGAGGGCAATTTTTAGGACAAGAGAACCACCCATTTGCTGGAGTATCGTGACCACCACCTTGGAGCGAGCTCAGTTACAGCAAGAGTTGGACACAGGTGCCTTCACTGCTTTGGGATTTGGTTTTGGCATGCAGTCGGCTGTGGTCAGCACCATCTTTTGAGTTAGCACCATTAAAAGGGGCAGCAATTATTGCTTCGCTGTCCTTTTCTTCCCAGTCACAGACACTAATCTTTGCCATGCTGCAGAAGTGCCccactgatttaaaaaaccacccaaacccacaaaaagcCCTCACCCAACTACAAACGTGCCCAAATGACAGAAAAGTAAAGTTTGCTTTCTCAGCTCTTTTCCTCCTGAGACATGGGCAGGGTGAAGCCCCGTCTCTGCCCCTCCTGGTTCACATTCCAGCCGCACACATGAGCTAACCCCAGCTTCTCTGCGGGGCTGGGTACCTGTGATCGCACGCCGTATTTCAGtagcagcagcttctctcatCTCTAGTGACGCCTGCTCGCTGTACCAAGCGGTGTGGGGAGTACAAATTAAATTAGGAGCATCTTTCAACGGGCCTTGagcaaaactgggaggagggaggaaaaaaaagaaagattaatcaATGTTTaggaagaataaaatatgtTATGCATGGCAAAAGGCTTGTGGCCTGCCCTCTGCGTACGCAAGCCTCAGTCCCCAGTACCTTACCTGCGGCATCTGGGCTGGAAGGAGCCCAAAAGCATCCTGCCAGCCCAAAATGGCCACGGAAATTCTGGGGAGAAAGCACGGCTCCAGTGTagggcacaaactgaaaatgCACCAAAAGAAGAGCCAACAGGGCTGAAAAAACAGCCTACTGGGTGGTTGTTCGTAATGTTCCTGTGGGAATAAACGCCTGGGGGTGTCTCTGCAGCAGTGTGGGGATGCAGGGACAGGCTGCAGGTCACCGAGCCCAGGGTGGGAAGGAGTGGACATGGGAGCTCCCCCTCTGTAGGAGcacactttaatttttaaattgcttctgaaaacacaaGCAAGCCACTCGTGCTACCTCCATCCCGCATCTGTGGTAAGAGGAGCTGTGCTCTCGCTTATAACCAACCCCTTCCCAGCTAGCAGCAGCCTGCGGGCAAAAATACCCAACACTCACACAATACATTTGTTCTTATGCTCTAGCGagtgctttgtttttgtttttgtttttttttttttttaaaacacaggccGATTGCTTGTTCTAAGCTCCCACAGTACCTTTGAACACCTGTAACCCCGGTGCCAGCCCACACCAGACGGATGCTGCAAAGGTGCCGCAACCTCTTCCCAAACCAGCAGGTCTGTCCCCCAGCGCTGGCGTTGTGCGACAAGGCGCGTGGCTGTTGCGTACAGATGGCAACCCCAGAAAAACCCAGAGCTTTACCTAAACGGTTCAGACTCGTGCACGTCAAGCGCAGCCCCTCGTATCCGTCCTTCCTTCAGGGCTTGAGTTAAGGCCTTCTCGTCCACCAGCCCCCCGCGCGCCGTGTTCACCAGGAACGCTCCCTGCCTCATCTGGCGGTGGCcgggaaaagagagagatgagAGTGAGTTCTGTGCGGTGACCCGGTCCTACCCGCACCCTGACGCAGCAGCGGGTGCCCTGGGGTGCCTCCTCCCGGGACTGCGTCCCGCTTTTTGTGCCGAGTGCTCCCACCCCAGAGCAATCCCCATCCTGGCACACGTGCGTTTTCTGTGGAAAGCCTAGCTCTGGCTGGTACCAGCACACAAAACCTTGTCCTGCCATTGCCTCCGCACCACGGGCACAGGGCTTGCTTACCTGGTAGCACCAGGTAAACACCGTGGGGAGACAGACGGGCTGTTGGGTGTAATCGGCTATTTTGGAGGTAGCCCGTAGGCACCGAGGCACTGGCTCGCTGTGGCTGTGACCGCAGAGGGACCCACGGCCAGCACCGACACTCGGGGTTTGCCCACTGAAGAGCAAAGCGCTCTCCTCGGTTGTGTGTGCGAGACAAATTACCTGCTTAATCGTGAAGTCGTTGATAAGGTGGTGGTTATGTTCGTTAAGGTTACAGTGCAACGAGACACAATCGCTCTGATAGAGCAGGTCCTGGAGCGTGTAGACCCGCTGGACGCCCAGGGATCTCTCTATCCCGTCCTGCAGGTACGGGTCATAAAATATCACGTTGAAGCCGAACGCTTTGGCTCGGACCGCGACCGCCTGCGCGGTGCGACCTGTgtgcaaaggaaagagaggagtTAATTTAACCGATGCCCACCTCCCCGGCTCCACGTGGCTGAGCTGCCCCAtaccctgacccccccagccTAGTCCGGGGACTGCCGTGGGGGTCCCCTGTGACCTCCTGGGCTTCCAGGGAAGCTGGCTGGAAGGCAAATCCAGGCCACCTTGCACAGGGAGGGCTGTGCTTGGCTTTAGTGAGATGTTTgtgttaaaatttaaaaaaaaaacacaaaaaaaccaaaatgaagagTGAGGCCATTAGGCACCTGCCAGCTCACGGCCATTTGAATACGTGGCACCATCCATGCCCATGCAGGTCTAGCAGGGAAGGCACAACGTGCAGCTCGGCCCCACCGATGTGCAGCTCTGGACATTGCAGAGAAATAATCCTCTGCGGCGCTGCACCTACCAAGAAAAGCcgaaaaaggaaagaaaaaagcgcCGCCTTCTTTAGGCAACTTGTATGTGATTGATAGGTTTTTCAGCCTCTCGCTGAACGGCTGGTTAATTGGGCATGATAAAGACAACTGTCGTGGCTTGGAAGCAAAGGGCTACTACAGCCACTGTGCTGGGCAAGGATGTCTGTGGTGGTGTTGGAGACCCCCCTGCCCGTCCCCACCACGAGGGCTGCGCAGGCTCCGTTTATCTGTTAATTTTTCCAGCTAGCGGCGGTGCGGCAGCCCAGCACGTGCCTGGTTAGTGGTGCAATGTCCCCCCCATGCATGTACACTCCTGATGCTGTCCTGGTGCTCCAGAGATGCCTGGCTGACCAGGGGACATCAGCCCTGGCTAACCCAGATCTCCTGCTCTAACCTCACCCACCTgccttgcctcagtttccccatttaAACATGCTCATGTGCCAGCTTTTTGCACTACTTACCCTAGGGCTTTGCAAGACAACAGCATAAAGCAAATAGGGAGAATGGCTACTGCACAGAAAGCAAGTGGAAATACCGCTGCAACATTTGTGGTCTGGCTCCCAGTCGGTGCTGCCTCAATGGCAGCCgccctccagctgctggagggcaCAGGCCCTGTAATGCAGCCAGAACTGGTCCCTAAACCGGGATCTCACCAAAATCTCCTCTGCTCAAGTTTCTGTCACTGTGTATGTGTCTGGCCATGAAGTGCTGGGTGAGTTTCTGCTGCCTGAACCATCTTACGCTGGCTGGACTTTGCTCCCGAAAGGGATGTCAAAGAAAGAGGGCTGTCAGCAGAAGTGCTGAAGCTACCGCGGATGATGAAGCTCTCTCTAGCTACGGGTGAACTGAAGACAAACTTTGTTTTACACAGCCCTGCCACCGCGCAGGGCAGAATGGCTCAGGAAGAGCCGGGTTCGTGTAGCTGTAGCTCAGGGATGGGGTTTTTCGGGAGAAGATGGCAGCTCTCCCAAGTGTGGTCCCTCTTGGGGTGCTGGCGGGTTTCACCAGTGCTCCTCCAAGGACTCAGCCAAGGCTCACAAAATACAGCTCTTTCCCCCCAAAAATCAGCGTAAGATGTTCTCCCTACTTAACACCGATCCACCGTCGTGGTTCTGATTTTTGACAATGCTCATTTTAGGTCCTTCCCGGGGCAGTGAAGTGATGCCGAGTCTTCCTCAGAGGCTGAACGCCGGGCCAGCGGTGCTGAACGCACCGTTCGCAGCCTGCCCGCCCTTCGCTAACGTACCGAAGCCGATGAGGCCGAGCGTTTCTCCCCTGATGCGAGCGGCACCGGAGGCCACCTCCCGGATCTGCTCCACGCTCTGCACCCGCGTGCCTTCCCGCAGCGCCTGGTAAAGCCACGTGTTTCGTCGGTAGAGGTTGAGGACGTGGCAGACGGTGGAGTCGGCCGTCTCCTCCACGGCGGCCGAGGGGATGTTGCAGACGGCGATCCCTGCAGAGGCGACACCACAAAGCACAACCGTGGCTCAGgagggcagccccggccgctcGCCCCACGGCAAAGCAGAAGGGGCTCCCGGCCCTTCGCCCTCACATCACCCATCATTTTTCTAAGCACTTAGAGTAATGTTTTCCAAGGATGTGCATGGTTTAGGTACagcagcctgaaaaaaaccaccgtGACCGGTAATGCTGAGGGGTCCCCTATGCCCCAGCGTCTCTCTGGAGCAAGGACAAGTGCAGAGTTCAAGCGCGATAGCTGCGCAGGAGTAATTCCAGCAGCAAAGGTTTGGTTTGCAATAGAAAGACTTATTCTTGTTTAGTTTCATCGACCTTCAAAGCAACTTAAATCGCACTGGCAGAAGTCACTCCTTTTCCACAGTAAGACTGTTCAACCATGGAATTATTTAGGGACCAACGATTTGGTGCACTCGAGCAGGATGGTGCACCAAGTCAGCGTGGCAGGGCCAGCTTCCCCTTCCACTGACAAGCACCAAAACAGTCGACTCCTCAAAACACCCCACGGCAAGGCTCAGGGTGACTGCCAC
Proteins encoded in this window:
- the CTBP2 gene encoding C-terminal-binding protein 2 isoform X2; the encoded protein is MALVDKHKVKRQRLDRICEGIRPQIMNGPMHPRPLVALLDGRDCTVEMPILKDLATVAFCDAQSTQEIHEKVLNEAVGAMMYHTITLTREDLEKFKALRVIVRIGSGYDNIDIKAAGELGIAVCNIPSAAVEETADSTVCHVLNLYRRNTWLYQALREGTRVQSVEQIREVASGAARIRGETLGLIGFGRTAQAVAVRAKAFGFNVIFYDPYLQDGIERSLGVQRVYTLQDLLYQSDCVSLHCNLNEHNHHLINDFTIKQMRQGAFLVNTARGGLVDEKALTQALKEGRIRGAALDVHESEPFSFAQGPLKDAPNLICTPHTAWYSEQASLEMREAAATEIRRAITGRIPESLRNCVNKEFFVTTAPWSVIDQQAIHPELNGATYRYPPGMVSVAPGGIPAAMEGIIPGGIPVTHNLPTVAHPSQAPSPNQPTKHGDNREHPNEQ